The Streptomyces sp. NBC_01317 genomic interval ACCTCCCGTACCAGCTCCGCCGTCACCACCGCGCCGGGCTCGCCCTCCGCCACCACGCGGCCCTCCTTCATCGCCACCAGGTGGTCCGCGTACCGGGCCGCCTGGTTCAGGTCGTGCAGGACGATCACCACCGTGCGGCCCTGTTCGTGGTTGAGGCGGCGTACCAGGTCCAGGACCTCCACCTGGTGCGCGATGTCCAGGAACGTCGTCGGTTCGTCCAGGAGCAGCAGGTCCGTCTCCTGCGCCAGCGCCATCGCGATCCACACCCGCTGCCGCTGGCCGCCCGACAGTTCGTCCACCGACCGGTCCGCGAGCGCCGTCACGTCCGTACGTTCCATCGCGTCCGTCACCGCGCGCTCGTCCGCGTCCGACCACTGCCGCCACCACGCCTGGTGCGGCTGCCGGCCGCGCGACACCAGGTCCGCGACCGTGATCGCCTCCGGCGCGACCGGTGACTGCGGCAGCAGGCCGATCGACTGCGCGATCCGCTTCGTCGGGATACGGGACAGCTCCTCGCCGTCCAGCAGCACCGCCCCGCCCCGGGGCTTCAACAGCCGCCCCAGCGCCCGCAGCGTGGTGGACTTGCCGCACGCGTTCGGGCCGACGATCACCGTCACCCGCCCGTCGGGGACGGCCAGTTCCAGCTCGTGGACGACCGTACGGTCCTCGTACGCGAGTGTCAGATCCCGGGCGACGAGCCTGCTCATGCGGTGCCTCCTGCGGTACGGCTTCGAACGATCAACCAGATCAAGTACGGCGCCCCCACCGCCGCCGTCAGCACCCCCACCGGCAGCTCCGTCGGCGAGAACAGCTTGCGGGCCAGCAGATCCGCCAGGACGACGATCACCGCGCCCGTCAGCGCCGAGCACACCAGCGGGATCTGCGCGGTACGGGTCGTCCGCCGCGCGATCTGCGGCGCCAGCAGCGCCACGAAGTCCACCGGCCCCGCCGCCCCCGTCGCCACCGACGCCAGGACCACGCCCAGCAGCACCAGGCCGAGCCGGGTGCCCCCGAGCCGTACCCCCAGCGCCGACGCCGTGTCGTCGTCCAAGGACACCGACCGCTGCACGTATGCCGCCCACGCCACCGCCGGCAGCAGTGCCAGCAGCACCCAGCCGAGCGGCGTGGCCTCCTCCCAGCCCCGGCCGTTGAGCGAACCGGTCATCCACACCTGCGCCTGCTGGGCGACCAGATAGTCGCCCTTCGTCAGGAACAGCGTCGTCACCGACCGCAGCGCGATCGCGAACCCGATGCCGATCAGAACGAAGCGCGTCGCGTGCAGACCGCCGCGCCACGCGAAGACGTACACCAGCGCCGCCGCCGCGATCCCGCCGACGACCGACAGGTAGGGGAGAGCTGCGTACGACGTCACGCCGAACGTCATCGCCCCGACCGTGAGCGCGCCCGCGCCCTGGCTGATGCCGATGATGTCCGGACTGGCCAGCGGATTGCGCGCGACGGTCTGGATCAGCGCGCCGGCGACCCCGAACGCCAGCCCCACGAACAGCCCCGTCACCATGCGCGGCAACCGCAGCGTCCCGACGACCAGTTCGTCCGGCGACGGCTGCCCGAGGACCACCTTCAGGACTTCGGACGGCGGTACGAAGCTCTCGCCCACGCTCAGATACGTCACGCAGACGACCGCCAGCAGCACGGCCAGCCCCACGGCCGCCCCGG includes:
- a CDS encoding ABC transporter ATP-binding protein, which translates into the protein MSRLVARDLTLAYEDRTVVHELELAVPDGRVTVIVGPNACGKSTTLRALGRLLKPRGGAVLLDGEELSRIPTKRIAQSIGLLPQSPVAPEAITVADLVSRGRQPHQAWWRQWSDADERAVTDAMERTDVTALADRSVDELSGGQRQRVWIAMALAQETDLLLLDEPTTFLDIAHQVEVLDLVRRLNHEQGRTVVIVLHDLNQAARYADHLVAMKEGRVVAEGEPGAVVTAELVREVFGLESVVVPDPVTGSPLVVPGAPYRPEGPDRTEGPDRAEAQGRADTP
- a CDS encoding FecCD family ABC transporter permease — translated: MTAVVEKAGPRVSPAGYVVVRAGRGSFLLHRRAAGAAVGLAVLLAVVCVTYLSVGESFVPPSEVLKVVLGQPSPDELVVGTLRLPRMVTGLFVGLAFGVAGALIQTVARNPLASPDIIGISQGAGALTVGAMTFGVTSYAALPYLSVVGGIAAAALVYVFAWRGGLHATRFVLIGIGFAIALRSVTTLFLTKGDYLVAQQAQVWMTGSLNGRGWEEATPLGWVLLALLPAVAWAAYVQRSVSLDDDTASALGVRLGGTRLGLVLLGVVLASVATGAAGPVDFVALLAPQIARRTTRTAQIPLVCSALTGAVIVVLADLLARKLFSPTELPVGVLTAAVGAPYLIWLIVRSRTAGGTA